The following coding sequences lie in one Halorarum halophilum genomic window:
- a CDS encoding 50S ribosomal protein L21e, with protein sequence MPSSNGPLHGTRGKLSNDPRDRGTSPPQRAIAEFDDGQTVHLALDPSVPDGRFHPRFNGRTGSVIGEQGAAYKVEITDGGVTKTIIAKPAHLRAQKNE encoded by the coding sequence ATGCCGAGCTCCAACGGACCACTCCACGGCACGCGTGGCAAGCTCTCGAACGACCCGCGGGACCGGGGGACCTCCCCGCCCCAACGCGCGATCGCCGAGTTCGACGACGGCCAGACCGTCCACCTCGCGCTCGACCCGTCGGTTCCCGACGGGCGCTTCCACCCGCGGTTCAACGGCCGGACGGGAAGCGTCATCGGCGAGCAGGGCGCCGCGTACAAGGTAGAGATCACCGACGGCGGCGTCACCAAGACGATCATCGCCAAGCCCGCACACCTCCGCGCCCAGAAGAACGAGTAG
- a CDS encoding RNA polymerase Rpb4 family protein yields the protein MTIFKEKLDEEYLTVSEAKELLADVEAERAADEDRELRYELARAIEHVNRFAVLDAEESVELVQDLQELEKVNEATAYKIADLLPRDRTELRAIYAQERYALDGDELDEILNVVAKYA from the coding sequence ATGACGATATTCAAGGAAAAGCTCGACGAGGAGTACCTCACCGTCTCCGAGGCGAAGGAGCTGCTCGCCGACGTCGAGGCGGAGCGCGCGGCCGACGAGGACCGCGAACTCCGCTACGAGCTAGCTCGGGCCATCGAGCACGTGAACCGGTTCGCGGTGCTCGACGCCGAGGAGTCGGTCGAGCTCGTCCAGGACCTCCAGGAACTGGAGAAGGTGAACGAGGCGACCGCCTACAAGATCGCCGATCTGCTGCCGCGCGACCGCACGGAGCTGCGGGCCATCTACGCGCAGGAACGGTACGCCCTCGACGGCGACGAACTCGACGAGATCCTGAACGTCGTCGCGAAGTACGCCTGA
- a CDS encoding DUF655 domain-containing protein has product MTDDEPSLDDTSAEADATEAEDAPGSAERQRMAVLLDYLPNGDPSDNRPPHQKPALAYALGEDDFRLYEFRLADEADLAIGDRIAVGPEPNEVVDRISEIGFDDLTRNAQGELEYAVEELIERDERRFVDFYNDAGPITLRLHQLNLLPGIGKKLRNNILEERKRGPFESFDDVEERVSGLHRPREVLAERIMEELRDEDLKYKTFVGRNDEDG; this is encoded by the coding sequence ATGACCGATGACGAGCCGTCACTGGACGACACCTCGGCCGAGGCGGACGCCACCGAAGCCGAGGACGCACCCGGCTCGGCCGAGCGGCAGCGGATGGCGGTACTGCTGGACTACCTGCCGAACGGAGACCCGTCCGACAACAGACCGCCCCACCAGAAACCGGCGCTCGCCTACGCGCTCGGCGAGGACGACTTCCGCCTGTACGAGTTCCGCCTCGCGGACGAGGCCGACCTCGCTATCGGCGACAGGATCGCCGTCGGACCCGAACCCAACGAGGTCGTCGACCGCATCAGCGAGATCGGGTTCGACGACCTCACCCGGAACGCACAGGGCGAGCTCGAGTACGCGGTCGAGGAGCTCATCGAGCGCGACGAGCGACGGTTCGTGGACTTCTACAACGACGCGGGTCCCATCACCCTCCGACTCCACCAGCTGAACCTCCTCCCGGGTATCGGGAAGAAGCTCAGGAACAACATCCTCGAGGAGCGCAAGCGCGGTCCGTTCGAGTCGTTCGACGACGTGGAGGAGCGCGTCTCCGGGCTCCACCGCCCGCGCGAGGTGCTCGCCGAGCGCATCATGGAGGAACTCCGCGACGAGGACCTGAAGTACAAGACGTTCGTCGGCCGGAACGACGAGGACGGCTGA
- a CDS encoding 16S ribosomal RNA methyltransferase A — protein sequence MTEYESESPPRDPDRLRRRAGVRGNPDRDQHFLVDDRVLDRVPGYLPPDADRSHLLEIGGGTGALTDRLLASGEHVTVVERDPDLAAFLREEFDEEVAAGRLDVLEGDALDVELPEFTACVSNLPYGVSSEIAFRLLPEKRPLVLMFQLEFAERMVADPGTEEYGRLSVSAGHYADVELVETVPREAFDPQPRVESALVRCTPRDPEYEVADEEFFLRFVKALFTQRRKTVRNAIRNTAHISGLADPDAVVEAVDEGTLAKRPGELPPAAFAALAGTALRESDVGEGQ from the coding sequence ATGACCGAGTACGAGTCCGAGTCCCCACCCCGGGACCCGGACCGTCTCCGCCGGCGTGCCGGTGTGAGGGGGAATCCGGACCGCGACCAGCACTTCCTCGTCGACGATCGCGTGCTGGACAGGGTGCCGGGCTACCTCCCGCCGGACGCCGACCGCTCGCACCTGCTCGAGATCGGCGGGGGCACCGGGGCGCTCACCGACAGGCTTCTCGCCAGCGGCGAGCACGTGACGGTCGTCGAGCGGGACCCCGACCTCGCCGCCTTCCTCCGCGAGGAGTTCGACGAGGAGGTCGCCGCGGGCCGCCTGGACGTCCTCGAGGGCGACGCGCTCGACGTGGAGCTCCCCGAGTTCACCGCCTGCGTGTCGAACCTCCCGTACGGCGTCTCCTCGGAGATCGCGTTCCGGCTGCTCCCCGAGAAGCGACCGCTCGTGCTCATGTTCCAGCTCGAGTTCGCCGAGCGGATGGTGGCCGACCCCGGAACCGAGGAGTACGGCAGGCTCTCGGTGAGCGCCGGACACTACGCCGATGTGGAACTGGTCGAGACGGTGCCGCGTGAGGCGTTCGACCCGCAGCCTCGCGTGGAGAGCGCGCTCGTGAGGTGTACGCCCCGCGACCCGGAGTACGAGGTCGCGGACGAGGAGTTCTTCCTCCGGTTCGTGAAGGCGCTGTTCACCCAGCGGCGCAAGACGGTCCGGAACGCGATCCGGAACACGGCCCACATCTCCGGGCTCGCCGACCCCGACGCGGTGGTCGAGGCGGTCGACGAGGGGACGCTCGCGAAGCGACCGGGGGAGCTCCCGCCCGCCGCGTTCGCCGCGCTCGCGGGGACCGCGCTCCGGGAGAGCGACGTCGGTGAAGGACAGTGA
- a CDS encoding mechanosensitive ion channel family protein produces MTGAAGAQNGTQTPTAFPTGNETTGSTPLFPPEVTEPLHELFPTVEAQLVGTLMVVVGLLLVGELIRASGDPLKERYNDTLVEAAQAGTMAVLTALVGIFFVVVWRGGAVVLFLIDVLDIEERDIAKLMFTAVILAGAYSLTRVTKRSVKRIGKRRGALSQHQRQIAHHVVQVTIFIVAVLVALSLWKVNIGGLLVGAGFAGIVLGLAARQTLGAVLAGFVVLFSRPFELGDWVRIGEHEGIVTDINIVNTQLRTYNDEFLMVPNDTVTSQEILNRSRKGRLRINVDVGVDYDADLEEAIDIAEGVMADREHVLEKPNPQVVLPEFGDSAVVLRLRFYIDNPSARKMWKARTNVIAALKSAFDDAGVTIPFPQRELSARGGRPAVDVTEAVADNGAPPETESNSARDRGAGTGAGDAE; encoded by the coding sequence GTGACCGGGGCGGCGGGAGCACAGAACGGGACCCAGACGCCGACCGCGTTCCCCACTGGAAACGAGACGACCGGCAGCACGCCGTTGTTCCCCCCGGAGGTGACCGAACCGCTGCACGAGCTGTTCCCGACCGTCGAGGCGCAACTCGTCGGGACGCTCATGGTCGTCGTCGGCCTGTTGCTCGTCGGGGAACTCATCCGGGCGTCGGGCGATCCGCTGAAGGAGCGGTACAACGACACGCTCGTCGAGGCGGCGCAGGCCGGGACGATGGCCGTCCTCACGGCGCTCGTCGGAATCTTCTTCGTCGTCGTGTGGCGCGGCGGGGCCGTCGTCCTGTTCCTTATCGACGTGCTCGACATCGAGGAGCGGGACATCGCGAAGCTGATGTTCACTGCCGTCATCCTCGCCGGGGCGTACTCGCTCACCCGGGTGACGAAGCGCTCCGTCAAGCGCATCGGAAAACGACGCGGCGCGCTCTCCCAGCACCAGCGTCAGATCGCACACCACGTCGTCCAGGTCACCATCTTCATCGTCGCGGTCCTCGTCGCCCTGAGCCTGTGGAAGGTGAACATCGGCGGCCTCCTCGTTGGCGCGGGGTTCGCCGGCATCGTGCTCGGCCTCGCGGCCCGGCAGACGCTGGGGGCGGTCCTCGCCGGGTTCGTCGTGCTGTTCTCGCGGCCGTTCGAACTGGGCGACTGGGTCAGGATCGGCGAGCACGAGGGCATCGTCACCGACATCAACATCGTGAACACCCAGCTCCGGACGTACAACGACGAGTTCCTGATGGTCCCCAACGACACGGTGACGAGCCAGGAGATCCTGAACCGGTCGCGCAAGGGGCGGCTCCGGATCAACGTCGACGTCGGCGTCGACTACGACGCCGACCTGGAGGAGGCGATCGACATCGCGGAGGGCGTCATGGCCGACCGGGAACACGTGCTCGAGAAGCCGAACCCCCAGGTCGTCCTTCCCGAGTTCGGCGACTCCGCGGTGGTGCTCCGGCTCCGCTTCTACATCGACAACCCGAGCGCGCGGAAGATGTGGAAGGCACGCACCAACGTCATCGCGGCGCTGAAGTCGGCGTTCGACGACGCCGGCGTGACCATCCCGTTCCCGCAGCGCGAACTGTCGGCCCGCGGCGGGCGACCGGCCGTCGACGTCACCGAGGCGGTTGCCGACAACGGCGCGCCTCCGGAGACGGAGTCTAACTCTGCGCGCGATCGAGGGGCAGGGACGGGGGCCGGCGATGCCGAATGA
- a CDS encoding HemK2/MTQ2 family protein methyltransferase, producing the protein MPNEADGSGEDDGTRDALAARRGLDDPVYAPAEDSGLLAEAAAERARGVVLEVGTGSGWVAERTAEVEGVSRVLGSDVNPHACRRARERGVEAVRASLVDPFRDRAFDTVLFNPPYLPTDPDAEWGDWQEAALSGGESGRELIEPFLEDVGRVLAPSGTVLLLVSSLTGFGEVVEHAVDCGFRAETVVEESFPYETLSVLALSLDN; encoded by the coding sequence ATGCCGAATGAGGCCGACGGTTCCGGCGAGGACGACGGAACGCGGGACGCGCTCGCCGCGCGTCGCGGGCTGGACGACCCGGTGTACGCGCCGGCCGAGGACTCCGGGCTGCTCGCGGAGGCGGCCGCCGAACGAGCACGCGGCGTCGTCCTCGAGGTCGGCACCGGGTCCGGCTGGGTCGCGGAGCGGACTGCGGAGGTCGAGGGAGTCTCGCGCGTCCTCGGCAGCGACGTGAACCCGCACGCCTGCCGACGCGCGCGGGAGCGCGGCGTCGAGGCCGTTCGCGCGAGCCTCGTCGACCCGTTCCGCGACCGCGCGTTCGACACCGTGCTGTTCAACCCGCCGTACCTACCGACCGACCCGGACGCCGAGTGGGGCGACTGGCAGGAGGCGGCCCTCTCGGGCGGCGAGTCCGGTCGCGAACTCATCGAACCGTTCCTCGAGGACGTCGGTCGCGTGCTCGCCCCGTCGGGGACCGTCCTGCTGCTCGTCTCCTCGCTGACCGGCTTCGGCGAGGTCGTCGAACACGCCGTCGACTGCGGGTTCCGCGCGGAGACCGTGGTGGAGGAGTCGTTCCCGTACGAGACGCTATCGGTGCTCGCGCTGTCGTTGGATAACTGA
- a CDS encoding 5-methyltetrahydropteroyltriglutamate--homocysteine methyltransferase has product MTDVVATTPGLFPLPDWAKEDLSDLKGHQKGDLVSGGEGGEIARAYDRVRNEVVDDQTDAGLDRFVEGQARWDDMLAHPLTVHENVETGGIVRYYDNNNFYRDPRVTGELTFSGDVAAELEAASGLLGSDADDRLQAVLPGPYTLADLASDEYYGDEAEFLAAVSEFLAGEVEAFPAHATLFLLEPSFVTNAPDDDLDERASEAIDAVAGATDADVVVHTYWEAFAEKPYAHLMDADVDALGFDFVAADREANLECINEYGTKGDVALGLVDGQNTLVEEPGTIAERVNWVREQVPGQEFDTTYVSYNTEPFYLPTSKHVEKLSAIAEAARLAATEGVEA; this is encoded by the coding sequence ATGACTGACGTAGTCGCGACCACACCGGGGCTGTTCCCGCTCCCCGACTGGGCGAAGGAGGACCTCTCCGACCTGAAAGGCCACCAGAAGGGCGATCTCGTCTCCGGCGGCGAGGGCGGGGAGATCGCCAGGGCGTACGACCGCGTTCGGAACGAGGTCGTGGACGACCAGACGGACGCCGGCCTCGACCGCTTCGTCGAGGGGCAGGCCCGCTGGGACGACATGCTGGCCCACCCGCTGACCGTCCACGAGAACGTGGAGACGGGTGGCATCGTCCGGTACTACGACAACAACAACTTCTACCGCGACCCCCGGGTGACGGGGGAACTGACGTTCTCCGGCGACGTCGCCGCCGAACTCGAGGCCGCGAGCGGACTGCTCGGCAGCGACGCCGACGACCGACTCCAGGCGGTCCTCCCCGGCCCCTACACCCTCGCCGACCTCGCGTCCGACGAGTACTACGGCGACGAGGCGGAGTTCCTCGCCGCCGTCTCGGAGTTCCTCGCCGGGGAGGTCGAGGCGTTCCCCGCGCACGCGACGCTGTTCCTCCTCGAACCCTCCTTCGTGACGAACGCGCCCGACGACGACCTCGACGAGCGAGCGAGCGAGGCGATCGACGCCGTCGCGGGAGCGACGGACGCCGACGTGGTCGTCCACACGTACTGGGAGGCGTTCGCGGAGAAGCCGTACGCCCACCTCATGGACGCCGACGTCGACGCGCTCGGCTTCGACTTCGTCGCCGCGGACCGGGAGGCGAACCTCGAGTGCATCAACGAGTACGGCACGAAGGGGGACGTCGCCCTCGGCCTCGTCGACGGGCAGAACACGCTCGTCGAGGAACCGGGGACGATCGCCGAACGCGTGAACTGGGTCCGCGAGCAGGTCCCCGGCCAGGAGTTCGACACGACGTACGTGAGCTACAACACCGAGCCGTTCTACCTGCCGACGAGCAAGCACGTGGAGAAGCTCTCGGCGATCGCGGAGGCCGCTCGCCTGGCCGCGACCGAGGGGGTGGAGGCGTGA
- a CDS encoding methionine synthase: MSRNPANREQFRPEGHPTDHFLLTTVVGSYPKPKWLNRAGDLSEDPDSKFDADDLAEAHDDACRVITHEHERAGLDTVVDGEMRREEMVEFFAERIDGYEFNGPVKVWGHNYFDKPSVVDDVAYAEPWLVDEFEFTDAVASRPVKVPITGPYTLANWSFNEAYDDSEALSYDLADLVNEEIEKLVEAGARYIQIDEPALATTPDDHAIVGECLDRIVAGVPEDIRIGLHVCYGDYSRVYPEINDYPIDEFDVELCNGDYEQIEVFADGEFAPDLALGVVDAHVAEVEPVEEIKANIREGLKVVPPEKLTVSPDCGLKLLPREIAYGKMANMVQAARELEAELDAGEVEVPATTSGAPTADD; the protein is encoded by the coding sequence GTGAGCCGAAACCCCGCCAACCGCGAGCAGTTCCGGCCCGAGGGACACCCGACCGACCACTTCCTGCTCACCACGGTCGTCGGCTCGTACCCGAAGCCGAAGTGGCTGAACCGCGCCGGCGATCTCAGCGAGGACCCGGACTCGAAGTTCGACGCCGACGATCTCGCGGAGGCCCACGACGACGCGTGTCGGGTCATCACCCACGAGCACGAGCGCGCGGGCCTCGACACCGTCGTGGACGGGGAGATGCGCCGCGAGGAGATGGTGGAGTTCTTCGCCGAGCGCATCGACGGCTACGAGTTCAATGGCCCCGTGAAGGTGTGGGGCCACAACTACTTCGACAAGCCGTCGGTCGTCGACGACGTTGCGTACGCGGAGCCGTGGCTGGTCGACGAGTTCGAGTTCACCGACGCCGTCGCGTCCCGCCCGGTGAAGGTGCCGATCACGGGGCCGTACACGCTGGCGAACTGGTCGTTCAACGAGGCGTACGACGACAGCGAGGCGCTCTCGTACGACCTGGCTGACCTCGTGAACGAGGAGATCGAGAAGCTGGTCGAGGCAGGCGCGCGCTACATCCAGATCGACGAGCCCGCGCTGGCGACGACGCCAGACGACCACGCCATCGTCGGCGAGTGTCTCGACCGCATCGTCGCGGGGGTCCCCGAGGACATCCGGATCGGGCTCCACGTCTGCTACGGCGACTACTCGCGGGTGTACCCCGAGATCAACGACTACCCGATCGACGAGTTCGACGTCGAGCTGTGCAACGGCGACTACGAACAGATCGAGGTGTTCGCGGACGGCGAGTTCGCGCCGGACCTCGCGCTCGGCGTCGTCGACGCCCACGTCGCCGAGGTCGAACCGGTCGAGGAGATCAAGGCGAACATCCGGGAGGGCCTGAAGGTCGTCCCGCCGGAGAAGCTCACCGTCTCGCCCGACTGCGGGCTGAAGCTCCTCCCGCGAGAGATCGCCTACGGCAAGATGGCGAACATGGTGCAGGCGGCGCGCGAACTGGAGGCCGAACTCGACGCGGGCGAGGTAGAGGTCCCGGCGACGACGAGTGGCGCCCCTACCGCGGACGACTGA
- a CDS encoding ribose 1,5-bisphosphate isomerase: MTTTADTDLSESVEETAEAIATMETRGAATIADAAAVALAEQARAVDAADPEEFRATMRAAGRRLYDTRPTAVSLPNSLRYVLGRMEGDTVGQLRSSVTTAAADFSRRLETAQDELGRIGANRLRDGDTIMTHCHSTDALSCVRAAVEQGKEISAIVKETRPRRQGHITATELRKMGVPVVLIVDSAARRYLDETDHVLVGADAIAADGSVINKIGTSGLAVNARERGVPIMVAAQTIKLHPDTLTGHTVEIEMREEEEVISADERAELGDLTVENPAFDVTPPRYLDAIVTESGQFPPESVVTLMRELFGESATRPWEEPESTDGAGEAAEPRVDERTEPR; encoded by the coding sequence ATGACCACGACCGCCGACACCGACCTCAGCGAGTCGGTCGAGGAGACGGCGGAGGCCATCGCGACGATGGAGACCCGCGGCGCCGCGACCATCGCCGACGCCGCGGCAGTCGCCCTCGCGGAGCAGGCGCGCGCCGTCGACGCCGCCGACCCCGAGGAGTTCCGCGCGACGATGCGCGCCGCCGGGCGACGGCTGTACGACACCCGCCCGACGGCCGTGTCGCTGCCGAACTCGCTCCGGTACGTCCTCGGGCGGATGGAGGGCGACACGGTCGGGCAACTCCGGTCGTCCGTCACGACCGCGGCGGCCGACTTCTCGCGGCGGCTCGAGACCGCACAGGACGAACTCGGCCGGATCGGCGCGAACCGGCTCCGCGACGGCGACACGATCATGACCCACTGCCACTCGACGGACGCGCTGTCGTGCGTGCGGGCCGCGGTCGAGCAGGGCAAGGAGATCTCGGCCATCGTGAAGGAGACCCGACCCCGGCGGCAGGGGCACATCACCGCGACCGAGCTCCGGAAGATGGGCGTCCCGGTGGTGCTCATCGTCGACTCCGCCGCCCGTCGGTACCTCGACGAGACCGACCACGTGCTCGTCGGCGCCGACGCCATCGCCGCCGACGGCAGCGTCATCAACAAGATCGGCACCTCCGGGCTGGCCGTGAACGCCCGCGAGCGCGGCGTGCCCATCATGGTCGCCGCACAGACCATCAAGCTCCACCCGGACACCCTCACCGGCCACACCGTCGAGATCGAGATGCGCGAGGAGGAGGAGGTGATCTCGGCGGACGAGCGCGCGGAACTGGGCGACCTGACGGTCGAGAACCCGGCGTTCGACGTGACGCCGCCGCGCTACCTCGACGCCATCGTCACCGAGAGCGGGCAGTTCCCGCCCGAGAGCGTCGTCACGCTGATGCGCGAACTGTTCGGCGAGTCCGCGACCCGACCGTGGGAGGAGCCGGAGTCGACCGATGGAGCGGGTGAAGCCGCCGAGCCGCGCGTCGACGAGCGGACGGAGCCGCGGTAG
- a CDS encoding carbohydrate kinase family protein, with product MQALCAGHVNWDVTLRVDNLPAPDGEVTIEEQHQAGGGSAANVAVNLERLNHDASLFGSVGSDESGRFARRELAEAGVETHLVESDGETAVKYLVVDGDGEVMMLSNRGENEAFVAEDLPSEALDVDLLHLTNQPPAVAAALARRGREAGARVSFSPGRRFADRDFSTTLPLADLVFLNELEAAALVEGAGMDALREGARLVVTRGADGAEIRVDGRSYTHEGFHIDPLDTTGAGDAFASGFLAARADGAGYERALAVANACGAVASGAVGARADLSWEAIEALLAEQTA from the coding sequence ATGCAGGCGCTCTGTGCGGGCCACGTCAACTGGGACGTGACCCTTCGGGTGGACAACCTCCCGGCGCCCGACGGCGAGGTGACGATCGAGGAACAGCACCAGGCCGGCGGCGGCAGCGCGGCGAACGTGGCGGTCAACCTCGAGCGACTGAACCACGACGCGTCGCTGTTCGGCTCCGTCGGAAGCGACGAGTCCGGGCGGTTCGCGCGACGCGAACTCGCTGAGGCCGGGGTGGAGACCCACCTCGTCGAATCAGACGGCGAGACGGCCGTAAAGTACCTCGTGGTCGACGGGGACGGCGAGGTGATGATGCTGTCCAACCGGGGCGAGAACGAGGCGTTCGTCGCGGAGGACCTGCCCTCCGAGGCGCTCGACGTGGACCTGCTTCACCTCACGAACCAGCCCCCCGCGGTGGCGGCGGCGCTCGCCCGACGGGGGCGTGAGGCCGGCGCCAGGGTCAGTTTCTCCCCCGGTCGGCGGTTCGCGGACCGCGACTTCTCGACGACGCTCCCCCTCGCAGACCTCGTCTTCCTCAACGAACTCGAGGCCGCCGCGCTGGTGGAGGGCGCCGGAATGGACGCGCTCAGGGAGGGTGCGCGCCTCGTCGTCACCAGGGGTGCCGACGGCGCGGAGATTCGGGTCGACGGCCGCTCGTACACCCACGAGGGGTTCCACATCGACCCGCTCGACACGACCGGTGCGGGCGACGCGTTCGCGTCGGGCTTCCTCGCGGCGCGGGCGGACGGGGCGGGCTACGAGCGTGCGCTCGCCGTGGCGAACGCCTGTGGCGCCGTCGCCTCCGGCGCCGTTGGTGCGCGCGCCGACCTGTCCTGGGAGGCCATCGAGGCGCTCCTCGCGGAGCAGACGGCCTGA
- a CDS encoding acyl-CoA carboxylase subunit beta → MEDRIEELRERREEALLGGGEDRIERQHEKGKMTARERIDYFLDDGTFHEFDQFRTHDTHTFGMEEQQIYGDGVVTGYGEVNGRKTFVFAHDFTVFGGSLGEVFAEKVCKVMDKAMDVGAPVVGLNDSAGARIQEGVGSLAGYAEIFRRNTEASGVIPQLSAIMGPCAGGAVYSPAITDFVFMVKDSSHMFITGPEVIKTVTGEEVSFEELGGATTHASTSGVAHFAEESEEDALDHMRRLLSYLPQNNVEDPPRVEPWDDPERADEELNSIVPDQPRKPYDMTNVVDRVVDEGSFFETHADFAKNIVTGFGRLDGHSIGIVANQPRVNAGTLDIESSEKGARFVRFCDAFNVPILTFVDVPGFMPGTDQEHNGIIRHGAKLLYAYSEATVPLLTVITRKAYGGAYDVMASKHIGGDVNYAWPSAEIAVMGPQGAVNILYSDELAEADDPDARRDELIDEYREEFANPYTAADKGFIDDVLEPPQTRPRLVDDLEMLKSKRDSLPDKKHGNIPI, encoded by the coding sequence ATGGAGGACCGCATCGAGGAACTCCGGGAGCGGCGGGAAGAGGCGCTCCTCGGCGGCGGCGAGGACCGCATCGAGCGCCAGCACGAGAAGGGGAAGATGACGGCGCGCGAGCGGATCGACTACTTCCTCGACGACGGCACCTTCCACGAGTTCGACCAGTTCCGGACCCACGACACGCACACGTTCGGGATGGAGGAACAGCAGATCTACGGCGACGGGGTCGTCACGGGCTACGGCGAGGTGAACGGTCGGAAGACGTTCGTGTTCGCCCACGACTTCACCGTCTTCGGCGGGTCGCTCGGCGAGGTGTTCGCCGAGAAGGTCTGCAAGGTGATGGACAAGGCGATGGACGTCGGCGCGCCAGTCGTCGGGCTCAACGATTCGGCGGGCGCCCGCATCCAGGAGGGCGTCGGCTCGCTCGCCGGCTACGCCGAGATCTTCCGGCGGAACACGGAGGCGTCCGGGGTCATCCCCCAGCTGTCGGCCATCATGGGGCCCTGTGCCGGCGGCGCGGTGTACTCGCCGGCCATCACAGACTTCGTCTTCATGGTGAAGGACAGCAGCCACATGTTCATCACCGGCCCGGAGGTCATCAAGACCGTCACGGGCGAGGAGGTCTCCTTCGAGGAACTCGGCGGGGCGACAACCCACGCATCGACCTCCGGCGTCGCCCACTTCGCCGAGGAGAGCGAGGAGGACGCGCTCGACCACATGCGCCGCCTGCTGTCCTACCTCCCGCAGAACAACGTCGAGGACCCGCCGCGCGTCGAGCCGTGGGACGACCCGGAGCGCGCCGACGAGGAGCTCAACTCCATCGTCCCCGACCAGCCGCGCAAGCCCTACGACATGACGAACGTCGTGGACCGCGTCGTCGACGAGGGGTCGTTCTTCGAGACGCACGCGGACTTCGCGAAGAACATCGTCACCGGGTTCGGCCGCCTCGACGGTCACAGCATCGGCATCGTCGCGAACCAGCCGCGCGTGAACGCCGGGACGCTGGACATCGAGTCCAGCGAGAAGGGCGCGCGGTTCGTCCGCTTCTGCGACGCGTTCAACGTCCCCATCCTCACGTTCGTGGACGTGCCGGGCTTCATGCCCGGCACCGACCAGGAGCACAACGGCATCATCCGCCACGGCGCGAAGTTGCTGTACGCGTACTCCGAAGCGACGGTGCCGCTGCTCACCGTCATCACGCGGAAGGCGTACGGCGGCGCCTACGACGTGATGGCCTCGAAGCACATCGGCGGCGACGTGAACTACGCGTGGCCGAGCGCCGAGATCGCCGTGATGGGTCCACAGGGCGCGGTCAACATCCTCTACTCGGACGAACTTGCGGAGGCCGACGATCCCGACGCACGCCGCGACGAACTCATCGACGAGTACCGCGAGGAGTTCGCGAACCCCTACACCGCGGCCGACAAGGGGTTCATCGACGACGTGCTCGAACCGCCGCAGACCCGTCCGCGGCTCGTCGACGATCTGGAGATGCTGAAGTCGAAGCGCGACTCGCTCCCCGACAAGAAGCACGGCAACATCCCCATCTGA
- a CDS encoding acc operon protein: MDPEDLDIPESADDREAAAIAAAVSAHLRDQEAAAAAAAASDVETWDGKRWAFAGRIASLQPCAKRVPDGAPTDAWAASGRTDRF; the protein is encoded by the coding sequence ATGGACCCCGAGGACCTCGACATCCCCGAATCCGCCGACGACCGGGAGGCAGCCGCCATCGCGGCCGCCGTGAGCGCCCACCTCCGCGACCAGGAGGCAGCGGCCGCGGCGGCCGCCGCATCCGACGTCGAGACGTGGGACGGCAAGCGCTGGGCGTTCGCCGGACGGATCGCGTCGCTGCAGCCGTGCGCCAAGCGGGTTCCCGACGGCGCGCCCACCGACGCCTGGGCCGCGTCGGGTCGGACGGACCGGTTCTGA